The following are encoded in a window of Primulina eburnea isolate SZY01 chromosome 4, ASM2296580v1, whole genome shotgun sequence genomic DNA:
- the LOC140829578 gene encoding putative E3 ubiquitin-protein ligase RF298 codes for MGSNGCGDDSSEGLSITIDKESCSEREISSDAVVETDQVDKCASPLNEFHGHETLTLNELRSPASGPENLIAEEEDDDLPEYDWEEHANHQLEGHLTNNLLAIFQSAIQIVVQSGYSDLAAGWAVLNSGLSRGGKDVVSNIVDGALALLKTTKESDIPKKPVFDGLRSLVEYFVLEMTNVIIEAKPKLTISEAMRCLLKSDMNLTRACGEEDGGPGEKIEASSTSHSSDKNPGKEPTADSTSSCPIPSPPLNPPKGATYPGKRWKKGNISVKEMRDQLCLARDHIRASAQAGVMNDQRSGGPVGKKTKSRKDKSRHKAILHLEIKDRKDHASEEANKVKLAAWGNMVLEKSLKSQSNLLTRIADANSTSIPDSVPSPASPVKETVSASSEEKFKAPQDPRLKAKSTHVSEPLKDTDYYAGIPYDETLQKHIPQDEKDENILLLTPRKQELEKKLQYWSDWAREKVMQATKRLTQDQGELKKLRQEKVEEEKCNKEKQIMEDNANKRICEMETALSKATDQIEVANSYFRRLQEENSLLRKRMGVSNRRATQSFQYLEEAIEREQDAIRKCQSLDTQKGLCLDELASAKNEVAELNNRLEKMKERQDRFQVLLRQEESDKLKAIADYESLRSKREQDEALAAAEAENITQMAEVNIQKTKEDIKNLEKMISELKLESERSKIASLNIGYGSCSSSSDDFFTFRSLQVPEFTKSFPVLQKFGSKRARECIMCMTEEISVVFLPCVHQVLCVECNIRHEKQGMKDCPSCRTTIAKRIPVKYRPV; via the exons ATGGGCAGCAACGGGTGTGGTGATGATAGCAGTGAAGGTTTATCGATAACCATTGATAAAGAAAGTTGTAGCGAGAGGGAAATTTCATCTGATGCAGTGGTAGAAACTGATCAGGTCGACAAATGTGCCTCGCCTTTGAATGAATTTCATGGGCACGAGACGCTAACTTTGAACGAGTTGAGATCGCCGGCTTCAGGGCCTGAAAATCTTATCGCGGAGGAGGAAGATGATGATTTACCCGAGTATGATTGGGAAGAACATGCGAACCACCAGCTTGAGGGACACTTGACCAATAATCTGCTTGCGATTTTCCAAAGTGCAATACAAATCGTGGTCCAAAGTGGATATAGTGACTTAGCTGCTGGCTGGGCGGTTCTAAACTCTGGCCTAAGCCGTGGTGGTAAAGATGTGGTGTCAAATATTGTGGATGGTGCTTTGGCTTTACTTAAGACAACAAAGGAGAGTGACATACCCAAGAAGCCTGTGTTTGATGGACTAAGGAGCTTGGTGGAGTACTTTGTACTCGAGATGACCAATGTGATTATTGAGGCAAAGCCAAAGTTAACAATCTCAGAAGCAATGCGGTGTCTGCTGAAAAGTGACATGAATCTCACGCGGGCATGTGGGGAGGAGGATGGCGGCCCTGGAGAAAAAATTGAAGCTTCAAGCACCAGCCATTCAAGTGATAAGAATCCGGGAAAGGAACCAACGGCAGATTCTACAAGTTCATGCCCCATTCCCAGCCCTCCTCTTAATCCACCAAAGGGCGCCACCTATCCAGGGAAAAGATGGAAAAAAGGTAATATTTCCGTTAAAGAAATGAGGGACCAGTTATGCCTTGCTAGAGATCATATTCGGGCCTCAGCTCAAGCAGGAGTCATGAATGATCAGAGATCCGGCGGGCCGGTCGGTAAAAAGACTAAGTCTAGGAAAGATAAGTCCCGGCACAAAGCAATTCTTCATTTGGAGATTAAAGATCGCAAGGATCATGCTTCAGAAGAAGCTAACAAGGTAAAACTTGCAGCCTGGGGGAATATGGTGCTGGAGAAATCACTAAAGTCGCAATCTAATTTGCTAACGAGGATCGCTGATGCAAACTCAACATCCATACCTGATTCAGTACCTTCTCCTGCCTCGCCTGTGAAAGAAACGGTTTCTGCGTCATCTGAAGAAAAATTCAAAGCTCCACAAGATCCTCGTTTGAAGGCTAAAAGCACCCATGTTTCTGAACCTTTGAAGGATACTGATTATTACGCTGGGATCCCGTATGATGAAACTCTACAGAAGCACATCCCACAAGATGAAAAAGACGAAAACATCCTGTTACTAACGCCTCGCAAGCAAGAGCTTGAGAAAAAGCTCCAATACTGGAGCGATTGGGCCAGGGAGAAAGTTATGCAGGCTACTAAAAGACTTACTCAAGATCAGGGGGAGTTGAAAAAGTTGAGGCAAGAGAAAGTGGAGGAGGAAAAGTGTAATAAGGAGAAGCAAATCATGGAGGATAATGCCAATAAGAGAATCTGTGAAATGGAAACTGCCTTGTCCAAAGCCACCGACCAGATTGAGGTGGCTAACTCCTATTTCCGCAGGCTTCAAGAGGAGAATTCTTTGTTGAGGAAGAGGATGGGGGTTTCTAATCGTAGGGCAACTCAGTCTTTCCAATATTTGGAGGAAGCTATTGAGAGGGAGCAGGATGCCATAAGGAAATGTCAGTCGTTGGATACCCAAAAAGGCTTATGCCTGGATGAATTGGCTAGTGCAAAAAATGAAGTAGCCGAGTTGAACAATCGGCTCGAAAAGATGAAAGAACGACAAGATCGGTTTCAG GTTCTGTTGAGGCAAGAGGAGAGCGACAAACTCAAGGCTATCGCGGACTACGAGTCCCTTAGATCTAAAAGAGAGCAAGATGAAGCTTTGGCCGCAGCTGAGGCAGAAAACATAACACAAATGGCCGAGGTGAATATTCAGAAAACCAAGGAAGATATCAAGAATCTTGAGAAAATGATCTCTGAGCTGAAACTGGAATCCGAAAGATCGAAAATAGCATCTCTTAACATCGGATACGGTTCCTGTTCGAGCAGCAGCGATGATTTCTTCACATTTCGTTCGTTACAGGTACCGGAATTCACCAAGAGCTTTCCCGTGTTGCAGAAGTTCGGGAGTAAACGTGCGAGGGAATGCATTATGTGTATGACCGAAGAGATATCGGTGGTGTTCTTGCCTTGTGTTCATCAGGTTCTTTGCGTAGAATGCAACATCCGCCATGAAAAGCAAGGGATGAAGGACTGCCCTTCTTGCAGGACGACGATTGCGAAGCGGATTCCTGTTAAATATCGTCCGGTTTAG
- the LOC140830411 gene encoding receptor-like cytosolic serine/threonine-protein kinase RBK2, with product MEQKDKGSIYSPDSVLEQFWRTEESQTDSSKTSTSESKEAQNDANSVTPPTRFCALLRDKSRRKLASLNPLANFKLSKKFSGSISSMVEFTGSPNPLIDSSLLYFKPQWKNFTLSQLQKATSNFSRGNLIGKGGYADVYGGRLPGGRLVAVKRLTRGPLGERMLDFLSELGIMGHLNHPNTAKMVGYGIEGGLFLIMELYPRGSLASMLQSSKEKLTWDVRYKIALGAAEGLLYLHEGCQRRIIHRDIKAANLLLADDFEPQICDFGLAKWLPERWTHLTVSKFEGTFGYLAPEFLMHGIVDEKTDIFAFGVLLLELITGRRALDYSNRSLLIWAKPLLMKCKIRELVDSTLSNNYNPSQMNLMILTASLCVQESSIKRPRMRQVLLLLKGRCGDLELVRKFNKLSSWKKYYEELFSAENLQQFV from the exons ATGGAGCAGAAAGATAAAGGGAGCATTTATTCCCCTGATTCAGTTCTTGAACAATTCTGGAGAACTGAGGAATCTCAAACAGAttcatcaaaaacaagtacTTCGGAATCAAAGGAGGCTCAAAATGACGCAAATTCGGTTACACCGCCAACAAGGTTCTGCGCGTTGTTGAGGGATAAATCAAGAAGAAAACTAGCTTCGTTGAATCCCTTGGCAAACTTCAAACTATCAAAGAAATTTAGTGGTAGTATTAGTTCCATGGTTGAATTTACTGGCAGCCCGAATCCCCTAATTGACTCCAGTTTGCTGTACTTCAAGCCTCAATGGAAGAACTTTACATTGTCCCAACTTCAAAAGGCAACCAGCAATTTCTCCCGAG GGAATTTGATTGGAAAGGGTGGTTATGCTGATGTTTACGGGGGACGTTTACCTGGGGGACGTCTTGTAGCTGTTAAACGGTTAACAAGAGGGCCCTTGGGAGAGAGAATGCTCGATTTTCTATCCGAACTCGGGATAATGGGTCATCTGAATCATCCAAACACTGCTAAAATGGTTGGATATGGGATCGAGGGTGGATTATTTCTCATCATGGAGTTATATCCCCGTGGAAGCTTGGCTTCTATGCTTCAGA GTTCCAAGGAGAAGCTGACATGGGATGTTCGCTACAAGATTGCGCTAGGAGCTGCTGAAGGGTTGCTTTATCTTCATGAGGGTTGTCAAAGAAGGATCATTCATAGAGATATTAAAGCTGCAAACCTATTGCTAGCGGATGATTTTGAACCTCAG atatgtgattttggcCTTGCAAAATGGCTCCCAGAACGATGGACTCACCTTACAGTTTCAAAATTTGAAGGCACTTTTGG GTATCTGGCACCAGAATTCTTGATGCACGGAATAGTAGATGAAAAAACAGATATTTTTGCCTTTGGagtgttacttttggaactcATCACAGGCCGTCGAGCCCTTGATTATTCAAACCGAAGCCTCCTTATATGG GCAAAACCACTGCTCATGAAGTGCAAAATCCGAGAGCTCGTGGATTCCACACTCTCTAACAACTACAATCCCTCACAGATGAATCTCATGATTTTGACTGCCTCTCTCTGTGTGCAAGAGTCTTCCATTAAACGCCCTCGTATGCGCCAG GTTTTGCTGCTTTTAAAAGGACGTTGCGGCGACCTGGAGTTGGTCAGAAAATTTAACAAGCTTTCAAGTTGGAAGAAGTATTATGAAGAGCTCTTTAGTGCAGAAAATTTGCAACAATTTGTTTGA